One window from the genome of Nitrospirota bacterium encodes:
- a CDS encoding ABC transporter permease: MKTKRITESILDTILYLSGLFNLILNAFKNLPSLRIGPVRTVFFRQIYFAGIETLGKMIIIGLLIGIVIISQITSLIGVGRGELIGKILVWVVIRELGPLFAAIVVIARSVTAISAELGSMNAQGEVASIEMMGIDPERYLIMPRIIALTLSAVMLTFYFELAAILGGITVTSLFWGIPFEQHTTGILSSLTIPELSASLVKSLLFGLVISAVSCSQGLKVSGSITKIPQATTKATMQSLFFVFIFDGIITLIFFL; encoded by the coding sequence ATGAAAACAAAAAGGATAACTGAGAGTATTCTTGACACAATACTTTATCTTTCCGGACTTTTCAATTTAATCCTTAATGCATTTAAAAATCTTCCTTCCCTTAGAATCGGCCCTGTGCGCACTGTTTTCTTCAGGCAGATATATTTTGCCGGAATTGAGACTTTAGGCAAGATGATAATCATAGGGCTGTTAATCGGGATTGTCATAATAAGCCAGATTACAAGCCTCATAGGCGTCGGAAGAGGAGAGCTTATAGGGAAAATACTGGTTTGGGTTGTAATCAGAGAGTTAGGCCCATTATTCGCAGCAATAGTAGTGATTGCAAGAAGCGTTACCGCAATATCCGCAGAACTTGGCTCCATGAATGCGCAGGGCGAGGTTGCAAGCATTGAAATGATGGGCATAGACCCTGAGCGATACCTGATAATGCCAAGGATTATTGCGCTTACATTGTCAGCGGTCATGCTGACTTTTTATTTTGAACTTGCAGCCATACTCGGAGGCATAACTGTCACATCGCTATTCTGGGGCATTCCATTTGAGCAGCATACTACAGGGATACTGTCTTCCCTGACCATCCCGGAGTTATCCGCATCTCTTGTGAAAAGCCTTTTGTTCGGGCTGGTAATCTCAGCAGTAAGCTGTTCTCAGGGGCTCAAGGTCAGCGGAAGCATAACCAAAATACCACAGGCAACAACAAAGGCGACAATGCAGAGCCTGTTTTTTGTGTTTATCTTTGATGGTATAATAACCCTTATATTTTTCCTATGA
- a CDS encoding ATP-binding cassette domain-containing protein has product MITLECASLKGFLDCASLAISGGKACVVLTETEFEKNLLLRIFTGLTRLDSGKIFIFEKEVSSFSSGELNAARKRMGIVLNNGGLISNLKVWENIMLPLSYHSSLSHHDMDEKMISILGKIGYDDDLTILPGPLPVYKKRLAGFARAMLMEPDLIIYDSVFEGLSPDIRSKVLETITAFQRQKEGRASLFFDMDEGLPDYIRADSIYTLKKGKFYERN; this is encoded by the coding sequence ATGATTACACTTGAATGTGCAAGCCTTAAGGGATTTTTAGATTGCGCTTCACTGGCTATCTCCGGTGGAAAGGCCTGTGTTGTTTTGACAGAAACCGAGTTCGAGAAAAACCTTCTCCTGAGAATATTCACAGGGCTGACAAGGCTGGATTCAGGCAAGATTTTTATTTTTGAAAAAGAGGTATCATCTTTTTCATCCGGCGAGCTCAATGCCGCGAGGAAAAGAATGGGCATTGTCTTGAACAATGGAGGGCTTATAAGCAATCTCAAGGTCTGGGAAAACATAATGCTGCCCTTGTCTTATCATTCATCCTTATCACATCATGACATGGACGAGAAAATGATAAGCATTTTGGGTAAAATAGGCTATGACGATGACCTGACAATACTTCCGGGCCCTTTGCCTGTTTACAAAAAGAGGCTTGCAGGGTTTGCAAGGGCCATGCTTATGGAACCTGATTTGATTATCTACGATTCAGTTTTTGAAGGCTTAAGTCCTGATATCAGAAGTAAAGTGCTGGAAACCATTACTGCGTTCCAGCGTCAAAAAGAGGGCAGGGCATCTCTGTTTTTTGACATGGACGAAGGGTTGCCGGATTATATCAGAGCAGACAGCATTTACACATTAAAGAAGGGGAAATTTTATGAAAGAAACTGA
- a CDS encoding MCE family protein, which translates to MKETDPRFLRLTGKVGLFFIIAAAGIIATVVFIGIERGVFTAKYRINFTVDKGTGFFEGMPVKLSGFKIGKIDSMSLDENAKVKVTLLINKKYSKWIRQDSKAMLTKEGFIGEGVIDISVGSTNKPVIGDGGIIQNEKARGLDEIAEEMRPVIGEIKDIITYINDPKGDIKQTLSNLKTLSSGLNATKENADKLLKNADSNISGVSSDASKALKNIDKTVSSMNDKINPVIDKLNRTMDHAEKTTANLKDAVEKAAPKVPPLLNKGEDALSDTSEVVKSLKQIWPIRLFIEKPKDSLIHGDSYE; encoded by the coding sequence ATGAAAGAAACTGACCCGAGATTCCTAAGGCTGACAGGAAAAGTAGGATTGTTTTTTATTATTGCAGCCGCAGGCATAATAGCTACTGTGGTTTTTATTGGAATTGAACGCGGCGTCTTTACGGCTAAATACAGGATTAATTTTACGGTTGATAAAGGCACGGGATTTTTTGAGGGCATGCCTGTCAAGCTTTCAGGATTTAAGATCGGTAAAATAGATTCCATGTCGCTTGATGAAAATGCAAAGGTTAAAGTCACCCTTTTAATCAATAAGAAATACAGTAAATGGATACGGCAGGATTCAAAGGCAATGCTTACGAAAGAAGGCTTCATAGGCGAGGGTGTTATAGACATTAGCGTGGGCAGTACTAATAAGCCTGTTATCGGAGACGGAGGCATTATCCAGAATGAGAAGGCAAGGGGACTTGATGAAATTGCGGAAGAGATGCGTCCGGTAATAGGCGAAATTAAAGATATCATAACCTATATAAATGATCCGAAGGGCGACATTAAGCAGACCCTTTCAAACCTTAAAACATTGTCTTCCGGCCTTAATGCAACAAAGGAAAATGCTGACAAGCTTTTAAAGAACGCTGACAGTAATATTTCAGGCGTTTCGTCTGATGCTTCAAAAGCCCTTAAAAATATTGATAAAACTGTTTCGTCTATGAACGATAAAATAAATCCTGTAATCGATAAACTTAACAGGACCATGGACCATGCAGAGAAAACAACAGCAAACCTTAAGGATGCGGTGGAAAAAGCAGCTCCGAAAGTGCCGCCGCTTTTAAATAAAGGCGAGGACGCACTGAGCGACACCAGTGAAGTTGTAAAGTCTTTAAAGCAGATATGGCCTATACGCCTCTTTATTGAAAAGCCAAAGGACAGCCTTATTCATGGAGACAGCTATGAATAG
- a CDS encoding tetratricopeptide repeat protein yields the protein MNSSRQEIVKSLKLKIKSSKLKAVCCLLFAVYCLLLIGCSGAQTQTLSAVNLRAIEYNQNAAKAVEKGDYEKALAYYMEALKINRSIENTEGIAVNLINIAVLYQKKGNPSNAHEFVDIAFSMPDISNEIRSDAAYEKARIYLKEKNAAKAKEWVNKSLSVDKGLREGSRWNLMGRISFAEGKYDEAAAMANTALNLNRENKQRAEESNSLRLMAEINAQKGLYWESRELYKKSLEIDKELGDSKKIATTLRGIGMLSLKQGHFQDAAIFYLRAYDVSSNAGDTEGTSEALDSLSDAYRKSDDDKKAEEILKKKANLEKEKKK from the coding sequence ATGAATAGCAGCCGGCAAGAGATAGTTAAAAGTTTAAAGTTGAAAATTAAAAGTTCAAAACTTAAGGCTGTTTGCTGTTTGCTGTTTGCTGTCTACTGTCTACTTCTGATTGGCTGCAGTGGCGCTCAAACCCAAACATTGTCCGCCGTTAATCTGAGGGCAATTGAATACAACCAGAACGCAGCGAAGGCTGTGGAAAAAGGCGATTATGAAAAGGCATTGGCTTATTACATGGAAGCCCTGAAGATAAACCGTTCAATTGAAAATACAGAGGGAATAGCCGTTAACCTTATAAACATAGCTGTGCTATATCAGAAAAAAGGGAATCCCTCAAACGCACATGAATTTGTAGATATAGCTTTTTCCATGCCTGATATAAGCAATGAAATCAGGTCAGATGCAGCGTATGAGAAGGCAAGGATTTATCTAAAGGAGAAAAATGCTGCGAAGGCAAAGGAGTGGGTTAATAAGTCTTTGTCCGTGGATAAAGGGCTCCGCGAGGGAAGCAGATGGAATCTGATGGGAAGAATTTCCTTCGCAGAAGGCAAATACGACGAAGCTGCTGCAATGGCAAATACCGCGCTTAACCTCAACAGGGAAAACAAGCAAAGGGCTGAAGAGTCAAATTCTTTAAGGCTGATGGCTGAGATAAATGCTCAGAAGGGCCTTTATTGGGAATCAAGAGAGTTATACAAAAAATCACTTGAGATTGATAAGGAGCTCGGAGACAGCAAAAAAATTGCCACGACTCTCAGGGGAATAGGAATGCTTTCTTTAAAACAGGGGCATTTTCAGGATGCCGCAATTTTTTATTTGAGGGCTTATGATGTCAGCAGCAACGCCGGGGATACGGAAGGGACATCAGAGGCGCTGGATTCCCTGTCAGATGCATACCGGAAATCAGACGATGATAAAAAGGCAGAGGAAATTTTGAAAAAGAAAGCCAATCTCGAAAAAGAGAAAAAGAAATAG
- the trmD gene encoding tRNA (guanosine(37)-N1)-methyltransferase TrmD encodes MRFDVITIFPDIFNAYLNASILKRAAERNIIEVKVHNLRDFTTDRHRTVDDYPYGGGPGMVMKPEPFFSAVEHIKSDGIPRRVVMLTPQGKTFSQDMALSMSGQNQNMILICGRYEAIDERVRSLVDEEISIGDYVLTGGELPALVIIDSIVRLIPGVLGDERSAEEESFACGGILEYPHYTRPPDFRGLKVPEVLLSGNHKAISQWRRKEALRLTIVRRPDLMSQYVSGLKDEDNKLVSEIKEEEKKHEYD; translated from the coding sequence ATGAGATTTGATGTAATTACAATCTTTCCTGATATCTTTAATGCCTACCTCAATGCCAGCATCCTTAAGAGAGCAGCAGAAAGAAATATTATTGAAGTAAAGGTCCATAATCTGAGGGATTTCACGACTGACAGGCACAGAACTGTGGATGATTATCCTTATGGCGGCGGGCCGGGCATGGTGATGAAGCCCGAGCCGTTCTTCAGCGCGGTGGAGCATATTAAATCCGACGGCATTCCAAGGCGCGTTGTTATGCTGACGCCACAGGGGAAGACATTTAGTCAGGATATGGCGCTTTCTATGTCCGGACAAAATCAAAATATGATTCTTATATGCGGCAGGTATGAGGCTATAGATGAAAGGGTAAGAAGTCTTGTTGATGAGGAGATTTCCATAGGCGATTATGTATTGACTGGCGGAGAACTGCCTGCTTTGGTTATAATAGACAGTATTGTTAGGCTTATCCCGGGCGTGCTTGGAGATGAGCGCTCTGCTGAAGAAGAATCATTTGCATGCGGCGGGATACTTGAATATCCGCATTACACAAGGCCTCCTGATTTCAGAGGGCTTAAGGTGCCTGAGGTTTTGTTGTCAGGAAATCACAAGGCAATATCTCAGTGGAGAAGAAAAGAGGCTTTAAGATTAACCATTGTCAGAAGGCCTGATCTTATGTCCCAATATGTATCGGGGTTGAAAGACGAGGATAATAAATTGGTTTCGGAAATAAAGGAGGAAGAAAAAAAACATGAATATGATTGA
- the rplS gene encoding 50S ribosomal protein L19: protein MNMIESIERGYMKEVPAFNVGDTVKVSVKVVEGDKERLQPFEGVVIARRGGGTRESFMVRKISFGIGVERIFPLYSPNIDKIEVIKQGSVRRAKLYYLRGKKGKGTRIKEKEREFVQQKA from the coding sequence ATGAATATGATTGAATCAATTGAAAGAGGATACATGAAAGAAGTTCCCGCATTCAATGTCGGCGATACTGTCAAGGTATCCGTAAAAGTTGTTGAAGGAGACAAAGAAAGGCTCCAGCCTTTTGAGGGCGTTGTTATCGCAAGGCGCGGCGGCGGAACAAGAGAGTCTTTTATGGTCAGAAAGATATCTTTTGGCATCGGAGTTGAAAGGATATTTCCGCTGTATTCTCCAAACATAGATAAGATTGAAGTAATTAAACAGGGTTCGGTAAGAAGGGCTAAGCTTTACTACCTGCGAGGTAAAAAAGGCAAGGGCACACGCATAAAAGAGAAAGAAAGAGAATTTGTACAGCAAAAGGCTTAA
- a CDS encoding ribonuclease HII, which translates to MNIFLYDESLRQKGFCRIAGIDEAGRGPLAGPVVASAVVMPDGKTIKGLRDSKKVPEAERESLFDDIMGCCLDVGVGIVDAGEIDKINILRATKHAMEKAIKALSAEPDLLLIDAVKLPQVHIKQICPIKGESVSASIAAASIVAKVTRDRLMQQYHEIYPEYGFEKHKGYCTKEHMEKLLSYGPCPIHRKSFDKVMDLALPFGQ; encoded by the coding sequence ATGAATATCTTCCTGTATGATGAATCCCTGAGGCAAAAGGGGTTTTGCAGGATTGCCGGGATAGATGAGGCAGGAAGGGGGCCATTGGCAGGTCCTGTTGTGGCTTCTGCCGTGGTCATGCCTGACGGTAAAACAATAAAGGGACTGCGGGATTCAAAGAAAGTTCCTGAAGCCGAAAGAGAAAGCCTGTTTGACGATATAATGGGTTGCTGCCTTGACGTCGGCGTAGGGATAGTAGATGCCGGGGAGATAGACAAGATTAACATTCTCAGAGCTACAAAGCATGCGATGGAAAAGGCAATAAAAGCCCTCTCAGCAGAACCTGACCTTTTACTTATAGATGCCGTGAAGCTGCCCCAGGTGCATATTAAGCAAATTTGTCCGATAAAGGGGGAATCTGTCAGCGCCTCTATCGCAGCAGCATCTATCGTCGCAAAAGTAACAAGAGACAGGCTGATGCAGCAATATCACGAAATCTACCCTGAATACGGCTTCGAGAAGCATAAAGGATACTGCACAAAAGAACATATGGAAAAATTACTCAGCTATGGGCCTTGCCCTATTCACAGAAAAAGCTTTGATAAGGTAATGGATTTAGCACTGCCATTCGGGCAATAA
- a CDS encoding metal-dependent transcriptional regulator, with protein MEQERIDEALELIWLLEEEGRTEFNRFKLNSDDVNFDEMVNEMIKSNLILLKEDKVGFTEKGRMLAKGLIRRHRLAEQLFTDVFELPETAVDADACKMEHILSEELTESVCTFLGHPPKCPHGKPIPRGECCKKYKIEIEPLVVRLTDFEVGLKGRIVFIVSAETSRLNRLSSMGIIAGSVIKLLQKKPSLVIQVEETAIAIDPDIAKEIYVKKTS; from the coding sequence ATGGAACAGGAAAGAATAGATGAAGCGTTAGAGCTTATATGGTTGCTTGAAGAAGAGGGGCGCACGGAGTTCAACAGGTTTAAATTAAACTCCGATGATGTTAATTTTGATGAGATGGTTAATGAGATGATAAAAAGCAATCTTATCCTTCTTAAAGAAGACAAGGTTGGATTCACAGAAAAAGGCCGTATGCTCGCAAAAGGACTCATCCGCAGGCATCGTCTTGCAGAACAGCTCTTTACTGATGTTTTTGAGCTTCCTGAAACCGCTGTTGATGCTGACGCATGCAAGATGGAACACATCCTTAGCGAAGAATTGACAGAAAGCGTCTGCACTTTTCTTGGACATCCTCCAAAATGCCCTCATGGAAAGCCGATACCAAGAGGCGAATGCTGCAAGAAATATAAAATAGAAATAGAACCGCTGGTTGTCAGGCTGACTGACTTTGAGGTCGGGCTGAAAGGAAGGATAGTTTTTATAGTATCAGCCGAAACATCAAGGCTTAACAGGCTCAGCTCTATGGGCATAATTGCCGGAAGCGTAATAAAGTTACTGCAAAAAAAACCCTCCCTTGTTATTCAGGTTGAAGAAACGGCAATCGCAATAGATCCTGACATTGCAAAAGAGATATACGTTAAAAAAACCTCCTGA
- the miaB gene encoding tRNA (N6-isopentenyl adenosine(37)-C2)-methylthiotransferase MiaB has product MLNFKMQRKVHIHTFGCQMNVHDSEKMAGILKAEGYIKAANAEDADLIIFNTCSIRQKAEQKFRSELGRIKLLKTKNPLLKIAVAGCIAQQRGRDILKKSPHVDYVFGPQNIHKLGAMLTTNAMVCIEDNPEIQHTDLPAERKENVKAWVSIMYGCNNFCSYCIVPYTRGRERSRPSQNIYKEIHELAEKGFKEVTLLGQNVNSYNSDTNFPGLLRKIDTIKGVERIRFVTSHPRDLSDELILCIKELPKTCEHIHLPLQSGSSRILKLMNRGYTYEDYIEKVRKLKESIPQIAITTDLIAGFPFETDNDHSMTIKALRSIEFDGIFAFKFSPRQGTKAAEMEGSINEEITSQRLNDILGLQDDITLSKNEALKGTLQEVLVEGASKTDKRKITGRTRTNKIVNFEGDEAFTGCLVNVEIRTAMRHSLEGRLTSQSR; this is encoded by the coding sequence ATGTTAAATTTTAAGATGCAGCGAAAAGTGCATATTCATACATTCGGATGCCAGATGAATGTCCATGATTCTGAGAAAATGGCCGGCATTCTTAAGGCTGAAGGCTATATCAAGGCTGCAAATGCAGAAGATGCAGACCTCATAATCTTTAATACCTGCAGTATAAGGCAGAAGGCAGAACAAAAATTCAGAAGCGAACTCGGAAGGATAAAATTATTAAAAACCAAAAACCCGCTGCTTAAGATAGCTGTTGCGGGCTGCATTGCACAGCAGAGGGGGAGGGATATACTTAAAAAGAGCCCTCATGTGGATTATGTATTCGGCCCGCAGAATATCCACAAATTAGGCGCTATGTTAACAACAAATGCTATGGTTTGCATTGAAGATAACCCAGAGATTCAACACACCGACCTTCCTGCAGAGAGAAAGGAAAATGTTAAGGCATGGGTCTCCATAATGTACGGATGTAATAATTTTTGCAGTTATTGCATAGTGCCTTATACGCGGGGCAGAGAAAGGAGCAGGCCCAGTCAAAATATATATAAAGAAATACATGAGCTGGCTGAAAAAGGATTTAAGGAAGTAACTCTTCTCGGACAAAATGTTAACTCTTATAATAGCGATACTAATTTCCCCGGACTCCTGAGGAAAATAGACACCATAAAAGGGGTTGAGAGGATAAGGTTTGTCACATCACACCCCCGGGACCTTTCTGATGAACTGATTTTATGCATTAAGGAATTGCCAAAAACCTGTGAACATATTCACCTGCCGCTCCAGTCAGGTTCAAGCAGAATACTCAAGCTTATGAACAGGGGATATACCTATGAGGACTACATTGAAAAGGTCAGAAAACTCAAAGAAAGTATCCCACAGATTGCAATAACAACAGACCTTATTGCAGGTTTTCCCTTCGAAACGGACAATGACCATTCCATGACCATTAAAGCCTTAAGAAGCATTGAATTTGACGGCATTTTTGCTTTTAAATTTTCTCCACGACAAGGGACAAAAGCCGCAGAGATGGAAGGAAGCATTAATGAGGAGATAACGTCGCAGCGGCTCAATGATATACTCGGGCTTCAGGACGACATTACTCTAAGTAAGAATGAGGCGCTCAAGGGAACACTTCAGGAAGTGCTTGTTGAGGGTGCAAGCAAAACAGACAAGAGAAAGATAACAGGCAGAACAAGGACAAACAAGATAGTTAATTTTGAGGGTGATGAGGCGTTCACTGGCTGTTTAGTTAATGTTGAGATTAGAACAGCGATGAGGCACTCTCTTGAAGGCAGGCTCACAAGTCAAAGCCGATAA
- a CDS encoding DUF362 domain-containing protein, translating to MSKVYFASARVKKWKYADSMPGKLERVLKEINLSAHFNKDEWIAVKTHFGSEGAHRVVRPVFLRKVVDALKGIDAKPFVTDTVRIKGLDYLEVANQNGINSLSVGAPVVLGDGLYGNDNIMVKAGEILGEIAVASLIYDVPAMVVCSHVKGHIQAGYAGAIKNVAMGGISSSHRHCGWKCGRGAMHTIGEGRLLWDEEKCALCLQCEETCPLELIKFENEMFGYNEDDCWRCGRCTRVCPEGALMLPGDDERFMKALAEAALAVLSTFKPNKVIYINFLTEIQPECDCMPAADVPVMQDQGILVSDDIVAIEQATTDILLKAKPLPQSAAIAPGKQGRQTKDILFKLSRKPYRMQIEEAGRLGLGSRDYELIEI from the coding sequence ATGTCAAAGGTCTATTTTGCATCAGCAAGAGTAAAAAAATGGAAGTATGCTGACAGCATGCCCGGCAAACTCGAACGGGTGCTTAAGGAAATTAATCTTTCGGCACATTTTAATAAGGATGAATGGATAGCAGTGAAAACTCATTTCGGTTCAGAAGGCGCCCACAGGGTTGTAAGACCTGTATTTTTGAGAAAGGTTGTGGATGCTTTGAAGGGTATAGATGCAAAGCCTTTTGTGACAGATACGGTACGTATAAAAGGACTGGATTATCTTGAAGTCGCAAACCAGAACGGAATAAATTCACTCTCAGTTGGAGCGCCTGTTGTGCTTGGTGACGGACTTTACGGCAATGATAATATAATGGTTAAAGCAGGCGAAATTCTTGGTGAAATAGCAGTTGCAAGCCTTATCTATGATGTTCCCGCAATGGTCGTTTGTTCACATGTAAAGGGGCATATTCAGGCAGGCTATGCCGGTGCAATTAAAAACGTTGCCATGGGAGGGATAAGTTCCAGTCATCGACACTGCGGATGGAAGTGCGGAAGGGGCGCAATGCATACAATAGGTGAGGGCAGGTTACTTTGGGATGAAGAAAAATGTGCGCTCTGTCTTCAATGCGAAGAAACCTGCCCTCTTGAACTGATAAAGTTCGAAAACGAAATGTTTGGCTATAACGAAGATGACTGCTGGAGGTGCGGCAGGTGCACCAGGGTTTGTCCGGAAGGCGCCTTGATGCTGCCGGGAGATGATGAAAGATTCATGAAGGCCCTCGCAGAAGCTGCTTTGGCTGTTTTAAGTACGTTCAAGCCTAATAAAGTGATTTATATAAACTTCCTTACAGAAATACAGCCTGAATGTGATTGCATGCCGGCTGCTGATGTGCCGGTCATGCAGGATCAGGGAATTCTTGTCTCTGATGACATAGTGGCAATTGAGCAGGCAACGACTGATATACTCTTAAAGGCAAAGCCCTTACCGCAATCAGCGGCAATCGCGCCTGGAAAGCAAGGAAGGCAAACCAAGGATATTCTTTTTAAGCTTTCAAGGAAGCCTTACCGCATGCAGATAGAGGAGGCTGGGAGGCTGGGGCTTGGAAGCAGAGACTACGAACTTATTGAAATTTAA
- a CDS encoding bacteriophage holin has translation MKLRPIALGAALGSVWGVSLFITTWISYYTGHGKLFLEVLAQSIYPGYSITPLGSFLGLLYGFADGFVSAVLIGYIYNKLVK, from the coding sequence ATGAAATTAAGACCGATTGCACTCGGAGCTGCGCTTGGATCAGTCTGGGGCGTTTCGCTGTTTATAACAACATGGATTTCCTATTACACAGGCCACGGCAAACTTTTTCTGGAAGTTCTTGCGCAATCCATATATCCGGGTTACAGCATAACTCCGCTTGGAAGTTTTCTTGGGCTGCTCTATGGTTTTGCTGATGGCTTTGTGAGCGCAGTGCTGATCGGCTATATTTATAATAAGCTTGTGAAATGA
- a CDS encoding NAD+ synthase — translation MKRIRIALAQINPTVGGIEGNVLKICDYIRKAREKKSSLVIFPELSITGYPPEDLLLKRHFIDDNLEALSMVIENTKDIAAVVGFVDRKDSILYNAAAIIRNCKMIGVYHKVFLPNYGVFDEYRYFRAGNETPVYRIEDINIGVNICEDIWYPEGPAKYQALAGAEVILNINASPYHMGKAHLREKMISERASDNKIVIAYLNTVGGQDELVFDGGSFITDKTGAIIVRGKQFEEEMIISEIALDGYNPPIPPLEKGGEGGFEEEVYKALVLGTRDYAVKNDFKQVVIGLSGGVDSALVAAIAVDAIGRENVSGIFMPSPYTSKESREDAYELARSLGIKIIEAPISNIFEVYRESLKMQFKGLPEDKTEENLQARIRGNILMAFSNKFGRLVLTTGNKSEMSVGYATLYGDMAGGFAVIKDVPKTLVYELCKWKNSNEGRALISERVLWKEPSAELRPDQKDTDSLPPYPVLDPILKAYVEDDKSFEDILPSGCDIECTRKVIEMIDRSEYKRRQSPPGIKITPRAFGKDRRFPITNKYRSY, via the coding sequence ATGAAGAGAATCAGAATTGCCCTTGCCCAGATTAATCCTACTGTCGGCGGCATTGAAGGCAATGTCTTAAAGATTTGCGATTACATCCGGAAGGCAAGGGAAAAGAAATCTTCTCTCGTTATATTCCCCGAACTGTCAATTACGGGTTACCCCCCTGAAGACCTTCTCCTGAAGCGCCATTTCATAGACGATAACCTTGAGGCATTAAGCATGGTTATTGAAAATACGAAAGATATAGCGGCTGTTGTCGGCTTTGTTGACAGAAAAGACAGCATTCTTTACAACGCTGCAGCAATAATCCGGAACTGCAAGATGATTGGCGTGTACCACAAGGTGTTTCTTCCAAACTATGGGGTCTTTGACGAATACAGATACTTCAGGGCAGGGAACGAAACCCCTGTCTATAGAATTGAGGATATAAATATCGGAGTGAATATTTGTGAGGATATATGGTATCCCGAAGGCCCTGCAAAGTATCAGGCTCTTGCAGGCGCTGAGGTCATTTTGAATATAAATGCTTCCCCGTATCATATGGGCAAGGCACATTTAAGGGAAAAGATGATTTCTGAAAGGGCATCTGACAATAAAATAGTAATCGCATATCTAAATACAGTCGGAGGGCAGGACGAACTTGTTTTTGACGGAGGGAGCTTTATAACTGATAAAACAGGAGCGATTATAGTCAGAGGAAAACAGTTTGAAGAAGAGATGATTATCTCAGAGATAGCATTGGACGGTTATAATCCCCCCATCCCCCCTTTAGAAAAGGGGGGCGAGGGGGGATTTGAAGAAGAGGTTTATAAAGCGCTTGTTTTAGGCACCAGAGATTATGCGGTAAAGAATGATTTTAAACAAGTTGTAATAGGTTTAAGCGGCGGAGTTGACTCTGCACTCGTTGCTGCAATTGCAGTTGACGCCATAGGCAGAGAAAATGTTTCAGGTATCTTTATGCCGTCTCCGTATACGTCGAAAGAAAGCAGGGAAGATGCTTATGAACTCGCCAGAAGTCTCGGCATTAAAATAATTGAGGCGCCTATCAGCAATATATTTGAAGTTTATCGTGAAAGTCTTAAAATGCAATTCAAAGGGCTTCCTGAAGATAAAACAGAAGAGAACCTTCAGGCGAGAATAAGAGGGAATATACTTATGGCATTTTCCAATAAATTCGGACGGCTTGTTCTGACAACAGGGAATAAGTCTGAAATGAGCGTCGGATATGCTACACTTTACGGAGATATGGCAGGAGGTTTTGCAGTTATAAAAGACGTGCCTAAGACCCTTGTATATGAACTTTGCAAATGGAAAAATTCTAATGAGGGGAGGGCGCTAATCTCTGAGAGGGTGCTTTGGAAAGAACCTTCAGCAGAACTGAGGCCTGATCAGAAGGACACGGATTCTCTGCCTCCGTATCCTGTGCTTGATCCCATACTCAAGGCATATGTTGAAGACGACAAAAGTTTTGAGGATATATTGCCTTCAGGATGCGATATTGAGTGCACAAGGAAGGTCATAGAGATGATAGACAGGAGTGAATATAAAAGAAGGCAGTCTCCTCCGGGAATAAAAATAACACCGCGGGCATTCGGCAAAGACAGGCGGTTCCCGATAACAAATAAGTACCGGAGTTATTAA